One window of Rhodopirellula bahusiensis genomic DNA carries:
- a CDS encoding endonuclease/exonuclease/phosphatase family protein produces MRLIHLLATAGLIVGATGSHADAQEPTEFSVMTWNLEWFFDDQPADNPSELGREKTAPSREQWDWRRDRVAAAIANVQPTVVALQEIESQNVMYFLTRAIDRNHGLKYDDYVIKGEDFYTEQDVAFLATTTTGVQSISRGIVTPSMKSRGYASVSKHLFAVVEIPVNGNVELLVIANCHLRAMAEKGELRARQARTLSLWLERLVAGVKASQPNPDQPVHVIVTGDFNTEELAGQISPDSDLAVLISRGTDDPSDDLVDLHDQIPAADRTTHLLPGRQFDRILVSRDLVIDTPGVADLSLRDVTVRNDLNFGGKQDTQDEHWNSYWDIPDDQRDISDHNPVLARFQIQ; encoded by the coding sequence ATGCGATTGATCCACTTGCTCGCCACGGCCGGGCTGATTGTTGGTGCCACGGGATCTCACGCCGACGCACAGGAGCCAACCGAGTTCAGCGTGATGACTTGGAACTTGGAATGGTTCTTCGACGATCAACCGGCGGACAACCCGAGTGAACTCGGGCGTGAAAAGACTGCTCCCAGCCGCGAACAATGGGATTGGCGACGCGACCGAGTTGCCGCGGCGATCGCGAACGTGCAGCCAACGGTGGTGGCATTGCAGGAAATCGAGAGTCAGAACGTCATGTATTTTCTGACTCGAGCGATCGATCGCAATCACGGCCTGAAGTACGACGACTACGTGATCAAAGGCGAAGACTTTTACACCGAGCAAGACGTCGCGTTCTTGGCGACCACGACAACCGGCGTGCAATCGATCTCTCGTGGAATCGTCACGCCATCGATGAAGTCACGTGGGTACGCGTCAGTGTCCAAACATCTGTTCGCCGTCGTCGAAATACCAGTCAACGGCAACGTCGAATTGCTGGTGATCGCGAATTGTCACCTTCGCGCGATGGCCGAAAAAGGCGAACTGCGAGCCCGGCAAGCACGCACGCTCAGCCTATGGCTCGAAAGACTGGTCGCCGGGGTCAAGGCATCGCAACCGAACCCGGATCAACCGGTTCACGTCATTGTCACCGGAGACTTCAACACGGAAGAGTTGGCCGGTCAGATCTCCCCGGACTCGGACCTCGCCGTTTTGATTTCGCGAGGCACTGACGATCCCTCCGACGATTTGGTTGACTTACACGATCAAATTCCCGCCGCAGACCGAACGACACATTTGCTGCCCGGTCGGCAATTCGACCGCATTCTCGTTTCGCGCGACTTGGTCATCGACACACCTGGCGTCGCCGACCTATCGCTTCGCGATGTCACGGTTCGAAACGATTTGAACTTCGGCGGCAAACAAGACACCCAAGACGAACACTGGAACAGCTACTGGGACATCCCTGATGACCAGCGTGACATCAGTGACCACAATCCCGTCCTCGCACGATTCCAGATTCAATGA
- a CDS encoding ParE family toxin-like protein encodes MNSFTTRRFRDCFAALPRHIQQQTREAYRQFLLNPSHPGLRFKPIVGHDNIWSARITLDYRAVCVIESGNATWFWIGSHSDYDKLLSVG; translated from the coding sequence TTGAACTCGTTTACAACGCGACGGTTCCGAGACTGTTTCGCCGCTCTGCCGCGGCATATCCAACAGCAGACGCGAGAGGCATATCGCCAATTCCTCCTGAACCCGTCGCATCCGGGGCTTCGGTTCAAACCAATCGTCGGGCACGACAACATCTGGTCAGCACGAATTACATTGGACTATCGCGCGGTATGTGTCATCGAAAGCGGCAATGCCACTTGGTTCTGGATCGGATCTCATTCCGACTATGACAAGCTTCTATCCGTTGGCTGA
- a CDS encoding DUF4347 domain-containing protein — translation MTRFQSKRQPSFAQPEWSIEPLEPRLMLAGDTGAEVAAAATSGSAESNSAAPDSGAIDSSVLNASTTEIAFIDGDVEQSEQLTKLMRGGVEIVLLDRATSAIDQMTAVLSSRTNVRAVHVVSHGEAGALQLAGQRVDAMTIQQHSGQLQRWQDSLTNNADILLYGCNTAGSLAGRDLITTLARLTSADVAASDDATGHATRGGDWDLEFEVGNIESLLLASVDRLQHIEMVLPISLRAAGTTGSEQMQLEVNGEVVQTWNDIGGNVSTRQFQTFTYNGAADATADDVRVVFTNDLYQPEQGIDRNLVVDSITVNGVTVESENANTFGTGTWREEDGVAPGFRRSEWIHSNGYFQYAAPSSTSSISVYAAGAENTETIELWIGGEHAQTWQNIGGDIDTGDFVKLDFEADETVDISQIQIRFTNDLYQANGAVDRNVRIDRVELDGTSYQTEAETVYSTGTWQEDGLTPGFKQSEWLHANGYFQYGTTSTSPGTVSLETSNVAVDEDAGTALIRVVRTGGSDGIATVDYDTFAGTASEGVDYTRQTGTLTFADGVTEQTIAVSILDDALLETNETFNITIDNVQGGANLLVPRTATVSIVDDEVSLPDYANFTDVSGLTLNGTARQTGNTLELTQALNDQAGSAFYSTAVNLADDGSFRTSFAFRAMNGAGTDGADGLTFTIQNDPRGAAAIGGSGEELGYQDITNSVAIEFDTYRNSLDLNDNHVSILTGSVYSNVRTAVPDLDLNNGSPRYAWVEYNGTSNVLAVYLSDDATKPTHALMKATVDLQSQVGEAGFVGFTAGTGGLDNSHRILNWSVDQTAPSLDPPVVGGDEVLSTTIASQLSLPTAIDWLPDGTMLVSEQGGVVKTVQGGAVATDPFIDISGIVNGTRDRGLLDIAVHPDFANNPYVYLLFTYDPPEVNQYSNGSLAGPDGKGNRAGRLIRVTADVANNYQTAVAGSEVVLLGSNSTWENFNGEANSTFNFTEAPAGENPDGTYINDFINSDSESHTIGALAFGINGELFVSIGDGASYNRVDVRADRVQDIDSLSGKVLRIDPLTGDGLSDNPFYNGDPDANRSKVYQLGLRNPFRMSVDPVTGRLFVGDVGWTKWEEINSAGPGANFGWPFYEGGSGTSLVNPGYASTPEGVAFFAENVVVTSSQYGLNHQADGINAIVMGDVYRGTLYGDDYTGDVFFNDLGQGIVRHGDVDATGAITNVQTFTTGAGAVVAISQGPDGALYYVDLDDGLVGRWEIV, via the coding sequence ATGACTCGATTTCAATCCAAACGCCAACCTTCGTTCGCCCAGCCTGAATGGTCGATCGAACCGCTTGAACCACGTCTGATGCTCGCGGGAGACACCGGTGCCGAAGTGGCTGCCGCCGCGACATCCGGCTCAGCGGAATCGAACTCGGCCGCTCCCGATTCCGGTGCAATTGATTCCTCGGTCTTAAACGCATCCACCACCGAAATCGCGTTCATTGATGGTGACGTCGAGCAATCGGAACAGCTGACCAAGTTGATGCGCGGCGGCGTCGAGATTGTGCTGCTCGACCGTGCGACTTCCGCGATCGATCAAATGACCGCGGTTTTGAGCAGCCGCACAAACGTCCGCGCGGTGCATGTCGTCTCGCATGGCGAGGCTGGCGCACTGCAATTGGCTGGTCAACGCGTCGATGCGATGACGATCCAACAGCATTCCGGTCAACTCCAACGTTGGCAGGACTCTCTGACCAACAATGCGGACATTCTGCTCTATGGGTGCAACACAGCCGGAAGCTTAGCCGGACGAGACCTGATCACAACGCTCGCGAGATTGACATCAGCCGACGTCGCAGCTTCCGATGACGCGACCGGACATGCTACCCGCGGCGGCGATTGGGACTTGGAGTTTGAAGTCGGCAATATCGAAAGTTTGCTGCTGGCGAGCGTCGACCGTTTGCAACACATCGAGATGGTGTTGCCGATTTCCCTGCGTGCCGCGGGCACGACGGGGTCCGAGCAAATGCAGTTGGAAGTCAATGGAGAGGTCGTCCAAACCTGGAACGACATCGGTGGCAACGTTTCCACGCGGCAGTTCCAGACGTTCACCTACAACGGTGCGGCTGACGCGACGGCGGACGATGTGCGAGTTGTCTTCACGAACGATTTGTACCAACCCGAACAAGGCATCGATCGAAACTTGGTCGTCGACTCCATCACCGTCAACGGCGTCACGGTTGAATCCGAAAACGCGAACACGTTCGGCACAGGAACATGGCGAGAAGAAGACGGCGTCGCACCGGGTTTCCGACGCAGCGAGTGGATTCACAGCAACGGCTACTTCCAATATGCCGCACCGTCGTCCACCAGTTCGATTTCCGTTTACGCCGCGGGAGCTGAAAACACCGAAACGATTGAACTATGGATCGGTGGCGAACATGCACAGACCTGGCAGAACATCGGTGGGGACATCGACACAGGAGACTTTGTCAAACTGGATTTCGAAGCCGACGAGACGGTCGACATCTCACAGATTCAAATTCGCTTCACCAATGATTTGTACCAAGCCAACGGAGCGGTCGATCGCAACGTTCGAATTGACCGAGTCGAGCTGGACGGGACTTCCTATCAAACCGAAGCCGAGACGGTTTACTCCACCGGCACTTGGCAAGAAGACGGCCTGACCCCCGGGTTCAAACAGTCCGAGTGGCTGCATGCGAATGGGTACTTCCAATACGGAACGACGTCGACCAGTCCCGGCACCGTCTCGTTGGAAACCAGCAACGTGGCCGTCGATGAAGATGCGGGAACGGCTTTGATTCGTGTCGTCCGAACTGGCGGCAGCGATGGCATCGCAACGGTTGATTACGACACGTTCGCTGGAACGGCAAGCGAAGGAGTCGACTACACGCGTCAAACGGGAACACTCACCTTTGCCGATGGAGTCACCGAGCAAACAATTGCAGTTTCGATCCTGGACGATGCTCTGTTGGAAACGAATGAGACCTTCAACATCACGATCGACAACGTGCAAGGAGGAGCCAATTTGCTGGTGCCCCGAACCGCGACGGTATCGATCGTCGACGACGAAGTCAGCCTACCTGACTACGCCAATTTCACCGATGTCTCTGGCCTGACTCTCAACGGAACGGCTCGCCAAACCGGCAACACGTTGGAGCTCACTCAAGCTCTCAACGATCAAGCCGGCAGTGCGTTCTACTCGACCGCGGTCAACTTGGCCGACGATGGTTCCTTCCGCACCTCGTTCGCGTTTCGAGCGATGAATGGTGCAGGCACTGACGGAGCCGACGGGCTGACTTTCACCATCCAAAACGATCCACGCGGTGCCGCTGCGATTGGCGGGTCGGGCGAGGAACTCGGCTACCAAGACATCACGAACTCGGTCGCCATCGAATTTGACACCTATCGAAACAGCCTGGACCTGAACGACAACCACGTTTCGATTCTGACTGGCTCGGTTTATTCGAACGTGCGTACTGCGGTTCCAGATCTGGACCTCAACAACGGAAGCCCACGCTATGCCTGGGTCGAATACAACGGAACCAGCAACGTGTTGGCGGTCTATCTTTCCGATGACGCGACCAAGCCCACGCACGCCTTGATGAAAGCCACCGTCGATTTGCAATCACAGGTGGGAGAGGCCGGGTTCGTGGGCTTCACCGCGGGCACTGGGGGACTCGATAACTCGCATCGCATTCTGAACTGGTCGGTCGATCAAACCGCTCCGTCACTGGATCCGCCCGTCGTTGGCGGCGACGAAGTCCTCAGCACCACAATCGCCTCGCAGCTCAGTCTGCCTACCGCGATCGACTGGCTTCCCGACGGAACGATGTTGGTTTCAGAACAAGGCGGAGTTGTCAAAACCGTTCAGGGCGGCGCGGTTGCTACCGATCCATTCATTGACATCTCGGGAATCGTCAATGGAACTCGCGACCGCGGATTGCTGGACATCGCCGTTCATCCCGATTTCGCAAACAATCCGTACGTCTATCTGCTCTTCACCTACGACCCGCCCGAGGTCAATCAGTACAGCAACGGATCGTTGGCCGGTCCCGATGGAAAAGGCAACCGCGCGGGCCGTCTGATCCGTGTGACCGCCGATGTCGCCAACAACTACCAAACCGCGGTTGCGGGCAGCGAAGTCGTTCTGCTGGGCAGCAATAGCACGTGGGAGAACTTCAATGGCGAGGCCAATAGCACGTTCAACTTCACGGAAGCTCCCGCCGGCGAGAATCCTGATGGAACGTACATCAACGACTTCATCAACAGCGACAGCGAATCGCACACGATCGGGGCTCTCGCGTTTGGGATCAACGGTGAGTTGTTCGTCTCCATCGGTGACGGTGCCAGCTACAACCGCGTCGACGTGCGAGCCGACCGGGTGCAAGACATCGACAGTTTGTCAGGCAAGGTGCTGCGAATCGATCCGCTGACCGGCGATGGTTTGTCGGACAATCCGTTCTACAACGGCGATCCTGATGCGAACCGATCGAAGGTCTACCAATTGGGACTTCGCAATCCGTTCCGTATGTCCGTTGATCCCGTCACAGGACGCTTGTTCGTTGGTGACGTTGGATGGACGAAATGGGAAGAGATCAACTCCGCCGGCCCGGGTGCGAACTTTGGTTGGCCGTTCTATGAAGGCGGCAGCGGAACCAGCTTGGTCAATCCGGGTTACGCCAGCACGCCTGAGGGAGTTGCTTTCTTCGCCGAGAACGTCGTCGTGACATCCTCGCAGTACGGTTTGAATCACCAGGCCGATGGCATCAATGCGATCGTGATGGGTGATGTCTACCGAGGTACCTTGTACGGCGACGACTACACCGGCGATGTGTTCTTCAACGACCTCGGCCAGGGGATTGTTCGGCACGGAGACGTTGATGCAACCGGAGCGATCACCAACGTCCAAACTTTCACAACCGGTGCCGGCGCCGTGGTCGCGATCAGCCAGGGCCCCGACGGAGCACTTTACTACGTCGACCTCGACGACGGTTTGGTCGGCCGCTGGGAAATCGTCTGA
- a CDS encoding dockerin type I domain-containing protein has protein sequence MPRLSLTSLRRRSQRNLTRGTRRRLSMQTLDDRRVLAAIVGSVFHDANDSLKKEAEESTLANRLVFVDQNDNGTLDQGERYGLTDESGEFSLNGLGDGTHVVRVFNGTQSQIQTTPSVITANPFLSESEITAVTPAFVLDAGTDDEVVLPAVFAKGTSLNTLTASGTVASTLDLGVGIQALWRSPAGDLFALGDNAVGHKAFIVDAALAGSTPFQDSDLAPQFVDHAIDDVGRGLLLQAAENGTSQLWTVDTNSLSADATGALIPTDTQLIGDSTPRSSDGPTRSILARATQIDDGQGGTDDGLEIHVWSNASHSLLTNDPIIVDGGVEVVGFSDEAGLLVVRQSDGLTVHDLESTDLATLYSLSNDGPVAIDAARGLIVTLSPDSVDPLEAGLRLIDADTGDLVVDLAIDLSALNLPATSGVQGISLDPELRRVAVVGAAGLAEMSLRTPAPHRVQITNNQDPAPIEFGMRLIGANTAPDYDTPPNWTMDEDTVLTNAAPAVYGDSADADDDDFILLPMQGTSAGVSTVTLAGSLSYVPIEDFAGVDQFTVWLHDGRDFTEHVLDITVVNVPDAPIEVIPNVNPVPENILPGAPIGDIDVIDGDGQANHVIEIDDERFIVDQDGNLIFVGPGSLNWEDEWAIPLIITVHDPDFEEPLIHTATLQITDEDDPIEDVLPNNATVRENFEGDVVTEITVVDEDEDQTYDFEVDDDRFFVFGGSLRLKPGIAVDFEAEESIVVNLTVSRLDDSFEKAITLQVVDMPETPAGFALTPSTVEEQMAGAVVGELRIAGNPAANNHTLSVNDSRFVFDGSTLKLAEGVAVLLADQQEIELDITASSQSPGVDPVTETFLIQVTENDTPYHNDIEPHDVNGDNDVTALDALTIINYLNTYGPGPVGFGDPGFGYDVNGDGFVTALDALLVINHLNQILTPAGTVNNGEEESNDGEGEGEPNVDDELAQGDDDSNQPLVPGSDDSMGPNAPRGFAQSSLRSQARDSVLSDLTKLIDTSTDDPFAVSTNQLVDVLSRVSDLGSDNHDSALKLLSEESDE, from the coding sequence ATGCCGCGTCTTTCCCTGACGAGCCTTCGACGCCGCTCCCAGAGAAATCTGACGCGCGGAACTCGCCGTCGCCTGTCGATGCAGACGCTGGATGATCGCCGCGTTTTGGCCGCGATCGTCGGATCGGTCTTTCACGATGCCAACGATTCGCTGAAGAAAGAAGCCGAAGAATCGACGCTGGCAAATCGGTTGGTGTTCGTCGACCAAAACGACAACGGCACACTCGATCAAGGCGAGCGATACGGATTGACGGATGAATCCGGTGAGTTTTCGTTGAATGGATTGGGCGACGGAACCCACGTGGTCCGCGTCTTCAACGGAACCCAATCACAAATTCAAACCACTCCGTCGGTGATCACGGCGAACCCGTTCCTCAGCGAATCGGAGATCACCGCCGTCACTCCAGCCTTTGTTCTCGACGCGGGAACGGATGACGAAGTTGTCTTGCCGGCCGTTTTCGCGAAAGGCACCTCGCTGAACACATTGACGGCCAGCGGAACGGTTGCGTCGACGTTGGATTTGGGCGTTGGCATTCAAGCTCTTTGGCGTTCACCCGCTGGCGATTTGTTCGCTTTGGGTGATAACGCCGTCGGACACAAAGCGTTCATCGTCGACGCGGCGCTCGCCGGATCGACTCCATTCCAAGACAGCGACTTGGCCCCGCAATTCGTCGATCACGCCATCGACGATGTCGGTCGCGGACTGCTTTTGCAAGCCGCCGAAAATGGCACCTCCCAATTGTGGACCGTCGACACGAACAGCCTCAGTGCCGACGCCACCGGTGCACTGATCCCTACCGACACACAACTGATTGGCGATTCGACTCCTCGATCGAGCGACGGTCCGACCCGTTCGATCCTGGCTCGGGCGACGCAAATCGATGACGGACAAGGCGGCACGGACGACGGCCTGGAAATTCACGTTTGGAGCAATGCGAGTCACTCGTTGTTGACGAACGATCCAATCATCGTCGACGGCGGCGTCGAAGTAGTCGGCTTCAGCGATGAAGCAGGCTTGTTGGTCGTCCGCCAGTCCGATGGTTTGACCGTCCACGATCTGGAGTCGACCGACCTGGCGACTCTTTACAGCCTCTCAAACGACGGCCCCGTCGCGATTGATGCGGCTCGCGGTTTGATCGTGACTTTGAGTCCGGACTCGGTTGACCCACTGGAGGCTGGCCTGCGATTGATTGATGCAGACACAGGTGACTTGGTCGTCGACTTGGCGATTGATTTGTCGGCTCTCAACCTGCCCGCAACTTCGGGCGTCCAGGGCATCTCGCTCGACCCTGAATTGCGTCGAGTTGCGGTTGTGGGCGCGGCTGGTTTGGCCGAGATGAGCCTGCGGACTCCGGCGCCTCACCGAGTGCAAATCACCAACAACCAAGATCCCGCGCCGATCGAATTCGGCATGCGTTTGATCGGTGCCAACACGGCGCCGGATTACGACACGCCGCCAAATTGGACGATGGACGAAGACACCGTGCTGACCAACGCGGCTCCCGCGGTTTACGGCGATTCAGCGGACGCGGACGACGACGATTTCATTCTGCTGCCAATGCAAGGCACCAGTGCTGGCGTGTCGACGGTGACGCTTGCCGGTTCACTTTCATATGTTCCGATCGAGGACTTCGCGGGCGTCGATCAGTTCACCGTTTGGCTGCACGACGGTCGAGATTTCACCGAACACGTTTTGGACATCACCGTCGTGAATGTCCCTGATGCTCCGATCGAAGTCATCCCGAACGTCAATCCGGTCCCTGAAAACATACTGCCGGGCGCTCCCATCGGTGATATCGATGTCATCGATGGGGATGGCCAAGCCAACCATGTCATCGAGATCGATGACGAACGCTTCATCGTCGACCAAGACGGCAATCTGATCTTCGTCGGTCCCGGCAGCTTGAACTGGGAAGATGAATGGGCGATCCCGTTGATCATCACCGTTCATGATCCCGACTTCGAAGAACCTTTGATCCACACGGCGACTCTGCAGATAACGGATGAAGACGATCCGATCGAGGACGTGTTGCCGAACAACGCGACCGTCCGCGAAAATTTTGAGGGCGACGTGGTCACCGAAATCACGGTGGTCGATGAAGACGAAGATCAAACCTACGATTTCGAAGTCGATGATGATCGCTTCTTTGTCTTCGGTGGAAGCCTGCGGTTAAAGCCCGGCATCGCGGTCGATTTCGAAGCCGAAGAGAGCATCGTTGTGAACCTCACGGTTTCTCGCCTGGACGACTCGTTTGAAAAAGCGATCACGTTGCAGGTCGTCGATATGCCGGAAACACCAGCTGGCTTTGCACTGACGCCTTCCACCGTCGAAGAACAAATGGCCGGCGCGGTCGTCGGTGAACTTCGTATCGCTGGCAACCCAGCCGCCAACAACCACACACTGTCCGTCAACGATTCGCGGTTCGTGTTTGACGGTTCGACGTTGAAGTTGGCCGAAGGCGTTGCTGTCTTGCTGGCGGATCAACAAGAGATCGAGCTCGACATCACTGCTAGCTCGCAATCGCCTGGAGTCGATCCGGTCACCGAAACGTTTTTGATCCAAGTGACCGAGAACGACACACCGTACCACAACGACATCGAACCTCACGATGTCAACGGCGACAACGACGTGACCGCGCTCGATGCGTTGACGATCATCAACTACCTCAATACATACGGCCCCGGACCGGTCGGCTTTGGTGATCCCGGGTTTGGCTACGACGTCAACGGCGATGGCTTCGTGACGGCTCTCGATGCGTTGTTGGTGATCAACCACCTGAATCAAATCTTGACTCCCGCGGGGACGGTCAACAACGGCGAAGAAGAATCCAACGACGGAGAAGGCGAAGGAGAACCGAACGTCGATGACGAGCTCGCTCAAGGTGACGACGATTCGAATCAACCGTTGGTCCCCGGCAGTGATGACTCCATGGGGCCAAACGCTCCTCGCGGATTCGCACAGTCATCCCTCCGAAGTCAGGCTCGCGATTCCGTGCTGTCGGATCTGACGAAGCTGATCGACACCAGCACCGACGACCCATTTGCGGTTTCTACGAATCAACTGGTTGATGTGCTATCACGGGTCAGCGACTTGGGCAGCGACAACCACGACTCGGCACTCAAACTGCTTTCCGAAGAATCGGACGAGTAG
- a CDS encoding tetratricopeptide repeat protein, translating to MIRYLNPLQWFKWFGQWFIAWFRTIPWKRASTAIPALALTIALAILLFVSTGENVSWRNQLIREQLASAFERDDYKTADLLIRRQIEEGDESTETLYRLAVARNQQDETEEARSLMRGLVAQQRDARAARWLLQELYEQKKWADLENDEQREFGQLLRLLSEEVPDDLGIKKAYADYLIRTNRQNQAVPYLVQLASVQPMFGLQAAMISRQAGEDDAATRYAETTLEKIQQLFEEEPASPQLAMANVQALIFLEKHADAVRLLSESIGRMKTKEHQAGLQQAMGDTIVVWINKIESEPNETVEERLRVLKMLQVALQYAPNNPRVLSLVADQVLKTLESDDKELGKIRAALVKGSSPGIANFIRGTAALLKGDAEKATLHLKLAVEHLPHSPAILNNLAVAIAEKEDGDLEQALQISEQAIESVSTPNAYFFETRGQILTKLGKHLEAIPDLERALAEESLANAAHESLAVCFEALGQEELAEEHRAAMTEEAETSD from the coding sequence ATGATTCGGTACCTCAACCCGTTGCAGTGGTTCAAGTGGTTTGGACAGTGGTTCATTGCTTGGTTTCGGACGATTCCGTGGAAGCGAGCATCAACTGCGATCCCTGCGCTGGCATTAACGATCGCTTTGGCGATTTTGCTGTTTGTTTCGACGGGTGAGAACGTTTCTTGGCGGAATCAGTTGATCCGCGAACAGTTGGCGTCCGCTTTTGAACGTGATGACTACAAGACAGCGGATCTGCTGATTCGGCGGCAGATTGAAGAAGGTGACGAGTCAACTGAGACGCTGTACCGGTTGGCGGTGGCTCGGAATCAGCAGGATGAGACGGAGGAGGCTCGGTCGCTGATGCGTGGGTTGGTGGCGCAGCAGCGTGACGCCCGTGCGGCTCGGTGGTTGTTGCAGGAGCTCTATGAACAAAAGAAGTGGGCGGACCTGGAGAATGATGAGCAGCGAGAGTTCGGACAGTTGCTTCGTCTATTGAGCGAAGAAGTTCCTGATGACTTGGGCATCAAGAAGGCTTATGCGGACTATCTCATTCGCACCAACCGCCAGAATCAGGCGGTTCCGTACCTGGTTCAACTCGCGTCCGTTCAGCCGATGTTTGGTTTGCAGGCGGCGATGATTTCCCGCCAGGCTGGCGAGGATGACGCTGCAACTCGCTACGCAGAAACAACGCTCGAAAAGATTCAGCAGCTGTTTGAGGAAGAGCCGGCTAGCCCGCAGTTGGCAATGGCGAACGTTCAGGCGTTGATTTTTCTTGAGAAGCACGCGGACGCGGTTCGGCTGTTGAGCGAATCGATTGGCCGAATGAAAACCAAGGAGCATCAGGCTGGGTTGCAACAGGCGATGGGCGACACCATCGTCGTCTGGATCAACAAGATTGAATCGGAACCCAACGAGACCGTGGAAGAACGTTTGCGGGTGCTGAAGATGCTGCAAGTTGCGTTGCAGTACGCCCCCAACAATCCGCGCGTGCTGAGCCTGGTTGCGGATCAGGTGCTCAAAACGTTGGAATCAGACGATAAAGAACTGGGCAAGATTCGAGCGGCACTGGTCAAAGGGTCTTCGCCGGGAATCGCGAATTTCATCCGCGGGACGGCGGCCCTGTTGAAAGGCGATGCTGAAAAAGCAACGCTCCACCTGAAGCTCGCGGTGGAACATTTGCCGCATAGCCCGGCCATCCTGAATAACTTGGCAGTCGCGATAGCGGAGAAGGAAGATGGCGATTTGGAGCAAGCCCTTCAGATCAGCGAGCAAGCGATCGAAAGTGTCTCGACACCGAATGCTTACTTCTTTGAAACCCGCGGGCAGATCCTGACGAAGCTCGGTAAACACCTGGAAGCCATCCCTGACCTCGAACGGGCTTTGGCGGAAGAGTCGCTCGCCAATGCGGCTCACGAGTCGCTTGCGGTTTGCTTTGAGGCTTTGGGGCAAGAAGAATTGGCGGAAGAACACCGAGCGGCGATGACGGAAGAAGCTGAGACGTCCGATTGA